One Bythopirellula goksoeyrii genomic window, GCAAGTAAAAGCGGCAATGGGATTACTCGACGCCGAACCTGAAATTGAAGTCGACAAGTCGTTGCAAGAATCCTATGGATCCGCGGGACACCGAGAGGTGGCTCGGCAGGCCGTCAGAGAATCGCTGGTATTGCTTAAAAACAATAATCAAACCTTGCCACTTTCCAAGAAGTTGAAGCGTCTGCATCTCGTGGGCCGTGGTGCCGATGACATTGGCATTCAATGTGGAGGTTGGACCATTGAATGGCAGGGACAAGCGGGCGAGGTAACCACGGGTGGAACCACGATTCTGGAAGGGATTCGACAGGCACTTGGCGACTCAGTAGAGATCACTCATGATCTTGATGGCGCAGGCTCGGCTGGAGCAGATGCCGTTGTCGTTATGGTCGGCGAGATGCCCTATGCCGAAGGACTCGGCGATGATCATGATCTAGAATTGAGCGAATCCGACCGTCAAGCGGTACTCTCAGCAAAAAAGTCAGGAGTGCCGATCGTGGTGGTTCTGCTTTCTGGCCGTCCCATGATTCTAGATACCACCCTCGAATTGGCCGATGCTTTTGTGGCTGCTTGGCTCCCTGGAACCGAAGGCGCCGGCATTGCGGACGTTCTCTTTGGAGACTTTGAGCCAACAGGTAAGCTATCTTTTACTTGGCCACGCGAGGTCGATCAGCATCCAATCAATCAAGGTGACCAAGAGTACGATCCCCTTTTTCCTTTCGGCTATGGTTTGAGCTACGCGAAGGATGCGGATCGGTAGCAAACTGCTCAGGGTACCTCGCCGGGCAATCTTGAATTGGAGACAAACGCGATGCTCCGGCTGTCGGGGGACCACGAAGGGACGTTGATCGTCCCCTGCCCTCCGTACAAATAGGCAATCACGATCGGTTTCCCTCCTGCGGTGGGCATCATGCGAAGCGTAACCGGCTTATACCAGGGGTGATCGTCGGCTGCGATATCCGACGAGTACGACAACATCACCAAACGTTTGCCGTCTGGTGCTAGATGCGGGAACCAGTTATTGTACTCATCATCGGTAACTTGTTCTTGTGCCGTGCCATCGGGTTTCATCCTCCAAATCTGCATTCGGCCTGACCGAGATGAATTGAAGTAGATGAATTGGCCATCGGGAGCAAATTCTGAGCCATCATCTAGCGAATCATTTGTAGTTAGCCTGATTTCTGCGCCGCTTCCATCAGAGCGGATTTTGTAGATGTCGAAATTGCCGTTGCGTCCGCCTGTGTACGTAAGCCACTGGCCATCGGGCGACCAACCGTGGAAATAAGAAGGTCCTTGTGTTGTGATAAGTTGGGGTCTGCCGCCCATAATCGGTACGGTATAGACCATCGAATCTCCGTTGTGGTCTGCTGAATGATGGCTAATCCCGAGCGTCGCTCCGTCGAAGGAAAGGGCGTGATCGTTGTTGTTGCGATTGGCAAATGCGGTGTCGATTTCTGTCAACTTCTTTGATCCCAGATCGAATCGGAACAGCCTCCCGTCACGGTTGCAGATCAGTGCGTTCCCGGTTTTCGTCCAGTTGGGAGCTTGAATCGCTCCCGAGTCAACATGCTGCACATGCCTTTCGCCTGTGTCGACATTCATCGTTTCCAAACGGCTTCCAATGTAATCTTGATAGGGGCGAAAATCTTTCTGTGCCGGTAATGTAATTCGGACATTGTGGAAGTCCGCGCTCTCCACGACTTCGGGATTGTGGGCACAGACGAACAGGCCAACGTACACTTCTTCCGGCAAATTCAGATCGGTAAGTTCCTCAGAAACAAACGCCTCACCTCGCCTCGCCACCGACATCACATACTTGCCATCGCGACGTTCCAACTGCAGCACAGCGGGATTCTTCACGGCGGATTCGAT contains:
- a CDS encoding TolB family protein: MKAIRIVAALALSSVLAVTSYSECAYSASYRFLCEIGEQLKSLDELATQRFYPMLQVEENAYRRRAPIMSTKGNALGVFESHGDIGSVKHNGDVSYDGQTQCFHLSGSGTNMWSDQDEFHFLWKKLTGDFILTTNVTFLGEGVDPHRKLGWMIRSDLDSDSAYVDVALHGDGLTSMQYRRSQGAETEQIESAVKNPAVLQLERRDGKYVMSVARRGEAFVSEELTDLNLPEEVYVGLFVCAHNPEVVESADFHNVRITLPAQKDFRPYQDYIGSRLETMNVDTGERHVQHVDSGAIQAPNWTKTGNALICNRDGRLFRFDLGSKKLTEIDTAFANRNNNDHALSFDGATLGISHHSADHNGDSMVYTVPIMGGRPQLITTQGPSYFHGWSPDGQWLTYTGGRNGNFDIYKIRSDGSGAEIRLTTNDSLDDGSEFAPDGQFIYFNSSRSGRMQIWRMKPDGTAQEQVTDDEYNNWFPHLAPDGKRLVMLSYSSDIAADDHPWYKPVTLRMMPTAGGKPIVIAYLYGGQGTINVPSWSPDSRSIAFVSNSRLPGEVP